From the Candidatus Bathyarchaeota archaeon genome, the window AAAAGATGAGCCAGATCTTACTAAAATTCCTTTATCAACAAGTCTCGAAAGATAAGTTGATGTTGTGCTAAGACTTAGATTTTCACCATATATCTCTCCATAATATTCTCGAATATCCTTTGATACAAAAGTTCTGTCTGAGAAATGGGAAGAAATTATTTTCTGAATTCTCTCAAAAATATTTCTTGGTGATTGGATTTGACTCATAGGTTTGCTGGTTTTTGGA encodes:
- a CDS encoding BlaI/MecI/CopY family transcriptional regulator, producing the protein MPTRKVKVDFLDDQGTKHSITIEGYITREKVAKVLDYIELMGAAPKTSKPMSQIQSPRNIFERIQKIISSHFSDRTFVSKDIREYYGEIYGENLSLSTTSTYLSRLVDKGILVRSGSSFEWQYNLKITLA